One window from the genome of Haemorhous mexicanus isolate bHaeMex1 chromosome 22, bHaeMex1.pri, whole genome shotgun sequence encodes:
- the LOC132337522 gene encoding C-C motif chemokine 4 homolog produces the protein MKVSAAGLALVLISASFSQTFSGPAGLDIPICCFTYSQHKLPQKLIQRHYSTSSSCPQPAIVFVTKEGRQVCVNPENTWVQSYLRILEQN, from the exons ATGAAGGTCTCTGCAGCTGGATTGGCTCTTGTCCTCATTTCAGCCTCCTTCTCCCAAACTTTCTCTGGCCCAG CTGGACTCGACATCCCAATCTGCTGTTTCACATACAGCCAGCACAAGCTCCCGCAGAAGCTCATCCAGCGTCAttacagcaccagcagcagctgcccccagcCGGCCATCGT GTTTGTCACAAAGGAAGGCCGCCAGGTCTGTGTCAATCCTGAAAACACCTGGGTCCAAAGCTACCTGAGAATTTTGGAGCAGAACTGA
- the LOC132337443 gene encoding C-C motif chemokine 5-like encodes MNISTLCLSMILVADLFSQALPAPLGSDMALCCFSYISRKLPQSHVQEYFYTSSKCSQPAVVFVTRKKREVCANPDARWVKEYVNSLELQ; translated from the exons ATGAACATCTCCACACTCTGCCTCTCCATGATCCTGGTTGCTGACCTCTTTTCTCAGGCCCTTCCTGCTCCAT TGGGGTCTGACATGGCTTTATGCTGCTTCAGCTACATCTCACGAAAGCTGCCTCAGAGTCATGTGCAGGAGTATTTCTACACCAGCAGCAAGTGCTCCCAGCCAGCAGTTGT GTTTGTGACCAGGAAGAAGCGGGAGGTCTGTGCTAACCCTGATGCCAGGTGGGTGAAGGAATATGTgaacagcctggagctgcagtga